From Longimicrobium sp., the proteins below share one genomic window:
- a CDS encoding PRC-barrel domain-containing protein: protein MTESTAPRAEVLRTRDLVGWDVTDREGAKIGDLADLLFGRDGKIRFVSVNLGLFRKHVLVPAEVLEWSSGALVVSPWTAAEVKALPAYEGEPMTAAVLEEMERAHPRFYGDAPNVSDSGEHRIVPLSEARDFRLAKGAPNPRGWTVFAGDNERVGVVKEMLVDPVAMKIRFISVDLADDLFNLREDRHVLVPMETVELRERGEDAWIMGATARQVAALPAYTGGAVDRWMERAVLHAFGLAAPDYDDLAAESPPPIPRPDTPPPPPEPTTGP, encoded by the coding sequence ATGACCGAATCAACCGCGCCGCGGGCCGAAGTGCTCCGCACCCGCGACCTGGTGGGGTGGGACGTGACCGACCGCGAGGGCGCCAAGATCGGCGACCTGGCGGACCTGCTGTTCGGGCGCGACGGGAAGATCCGCTTCGTGTCGGTGAACCTGGGGCTCTTTCGCAAGCACGTGCTGGTGCCCGCGGAGGTGCTGGAGTGGTCGTCGGGGGCGCTGGTGGTGTCGCCATGGACGGCGGCGGAGGTCAAGGCGCTCCCCGCGTACGAGGGCGAGCCGATGACCGCCGCCGTGCTGGAGGAGATGGAGCGCGCCCATCCGCGCTTCTACGGCGACGCGCCCAACGTTTCGGACAGCGGCGAGCACCGCATCGTGCCGCTGAGCGAGGCGCGCGACTTCCGCCTGGCTAAAGGCGCGCCCAACCCGCGCGGCTGGACGGTCTTCGCGGGCGACAACGAGCGGGTCGGCGTGGTGAAGGAGATGCTGGTCGATCCCGTCGCCATGAAGATCCGCTTCATCTCCGTGGACCTGGCGGACGACCTCTTCAACCTGCGCGAGGACCGGCACGTCCTGGTGCCGATGGAGACGGTGGAGCTTCGCGAGCGCGGCGAGGATGCCTGGATCATGGGCGCCACCGCCCGCCAGGTCGCTGCCCTCCCCGCCTACACCGGCGGCGCGGTGGACCGCTGGATGGAGCGCGCCGTCCTCCACGCCTTCGGCCTTGCCGCCCCCGACTACGACGACCTGGCCGCCGAGTCCCCGCCCCCGATCCCCAGGCCCGACACCCCGCCGCCTCCTCCGGAGCCGACGACGGGCCCCTGA
- a CDS encoding LysM peptidoglycan-binding domain-containing protein, whose amino-acid sequence MTLRAWLLAALLLAPGAALAQTTEPADTAPADSAPAAPARPSRWAAPFSVESTGRPTPHRVEGEVVWITPARATRRAAPAAEPRDSAAGDTADADSTPPSRRATRPDTATARRTPARRDTTVRTATRRDTASAPATPRPRPRTHRVAAGETLSAIARRYGVTTAQLRALNPNDTSGALEAGMVLRLPPAPRPPGTTPARPATPERPAAAPARPAPASGRPATARRRTHTVAAGETLFGLARRYGVSTDAIRRANDLGGDQLRAGQTIVIPAP is encoded by the coding sequence ATGACGCTGCGCGCCTGGCTGCTCGCCGCGCTCCTGCTGGCTCCGGGCGCCGCGCTCGCACAGACCACCGAGCCCGCGGACACGGCCCCCGCCGATTCCGCGCCGGCCGCCCCGGCGCGCCCGTCCCGCTGGGCCGCGCCGTTCTCGGTGGAGTCCACCGGCCGCCCGACGCCCCACCGCGTGGAAGGCGAGGTCGTGTGGATCACTCCGGCGCGCGCCACCCGCCGTGCCGCTCCCGCCGCGGAACCTCGCGACTCCGCCGCGGGCGACACAGCCGATGCGGACAGCACTCCGCCATCGCGCCGCGCCACGCGTCCGGACACCGCGACCGCTCGCCGCACTCCCGCGCGCCGCGACACGACGGTACGGACTGCGACTCGCCGCGACACCGCGAGCGCGCCCGCGACGCCCCGCCCTCGGCCACGCACGCACCGCGTGGCTGCGGGGGAAACGCTCTCGGCCATCGCGCGGCGCTACGGCGTGACGACGGCGCAGCTCCGCGCCCTGAATCCAAACGACACTTCGGGCGCGTTGGAAGCAGGCATGGTGCTGCGTCTTCCACCCGCGCCGCGTCCACCCGGCACGACGCCGGCACGCCCCGCGACGCCCGAGCGCCCGGCCGCGGCTCCCGCCCGTCCGGCGCCGGCATCCGGCCGCCCCGCGACGGCGCGGCGGCGCACGCACACGGTCGCCGCGGGCGAGACGCTGTTCGGGCTGGCGCGCAGATATGGCGTGAGCACGGATGCCATCCGCCGTGCCAACGACCTGGGCGGCGACCAGCTGCGCGCGGGGCAGACGATCGTGATTCCGGCGCCGTAG
- a CDS encoding SDR family oxidoreductase: MRTVLITGASAGIGAACARAFAREGARLVLAARRTERLETLAEELRAAHGTECHLIALDVRDGDAVATALGGLPAEWAEVDVLVNNAGLGRGMEKLQEGTPADWDEMIDTNVKGLLYTTRALVPGMVERGRGHVVNLGSVAGHEVYPGGAVYCATKHAVDAITRGLRMDLLGTGVRVSTVDPGMVETEFSVNRFRGDEERARRVYANMTPLAPDDIADAILWCATRPPHVNIDEIILKPTDQASATLVHRRG, from the coding sequence TTGAGGACCGTACTCATCACCGGCGCGTCGGCCGGCATCGGCGCGGCGTGCGCGCGCGCGTTTGCCCGCGAGGGAGCGCGGCTCGTGCTCGCGGCGCGTCGTACGGAGCGGTTGGAGACGCTGGCGGAGGAGCTGCGCGCGGCCCACGGCACCGAGTGCCACCTGATCGCCCTCGACGTGCGCGACGGCGACGCGGTGGCCACGGCGCTGGGCGGGCTGCCGGCTGAATGGGCCGAGGTGGACGTGCTGGTGAACAACGCCGGGCTGGGCCGCGGGATGGAGAAGCTCCAGGAGGGGACGCCGGCAGACTGGGACGAGATGATCGACACCAACGTCAAGGGCCTCCTCTACACCACCCGCGCGTTGGTGCCGGGGATGGTGGAGCGCGGGCGCGGGCACGTCGTCAACCTCGGCTCGGTGGCGGGGCACGAGGTGTACCCCGGCGGCGCCGTCTACTGCGCCACGAAGCACGCGGTGGACGCCATCACGCGCGGGCTGCGGATGGACCTGCTCGGCACCGGCGTGCGCGTGAGCACCGTTGATCCGGGGATGGTGGAGACGGAGTTCAGCGTGAACCGCTTCCGCGGCGACGAGGAGCGCGCCCGCCGCGTGTACGCCAACATGACCCCGCTGGCGCCCGACGACATCGCCGACGCGATCCTCTGGTGCGCGACGCGCCCGCCGCACGTGAACATCGACGAGATCATCCTGAAGCCCACCGACCAGGCCAGCGCGACGCTCGTGCACCGCCGCGGCTGA
- a CDS encoding RNA 2'-phosphotransferase → MTRDRSLTHLSKWMSLVLRHEPAKFGVELDEAGWTRVDDLLAAAARAGVPLDDATLQRVVAENDKKRFALSADGAMIRASQGHSVEVELGLEPVEPPPVLFHGTATRFLDSIRRDGLIPGSRRHVHLSADEDTATTVGARHGRPAVLRIDAARMHAAGHRFFRSANGVWLTDPVPSEYLRFPGETAA, encoded by the coding sequence ATGACGAGGGACCGTTCTCTCACGCACCTGAGCAAGTGGATGAGCCTCGTGCTCCGTCACGAGCCGGCGAAGTTCGGCGTGGAGCTGGACGAAGCCGGGTGGACGCGCGTGGACGACCTGCTCGCCGCCGCCGCGCGCGCCGGCGTGCCGCTCGATGACGCCACGCTGCAGCGCGTGGTGGCTGAGAACGACAAGAAGCGCTTCGCCCTGAGCGCGGACGGCGCGATGATCCGCGCCAGCCAGGGCCATTCGGTGGAGGTCGAGCTCGGACTGGAGCCGGTGGAGCCGCCGCCCGTCCTCTTCCACGGCACCGCGACGCGGTTCCTGGACTCCATCCGCCGCGACGGTCTGATCCCCGGATCTCGCCGCCACGTCCACCTCTCCGCCGACGAAGACACGGCCACCACGGTGGGCGCGCGCCACGGCCGCCCCGCCGTCCTGCGCATCGACGCCGCGCGCATGCACGCCGCCGGGCACCGCTTCTTCCGCTCCGCCAACGGCGTGTGGCTCACCGACCCGGTGCCGTCGGAGTATCTGAGGTTTCCCGGTGAAACTGCAGCCTGA
- a CDS encoding lysophospholipid acyltransferase family protein, translated as MFYLRMFAALLAFVAASTYGVVIALTRRDRSRVAHDYAHLLHRWMLPIFRQRVTLRGAEHLTAHRPCIFIANHQSLLDVPVLAVCFAPGSVVIAKKEIRTVPFFGWLYMVTGNLLIDRGNTAQSVGMLRAAEDAIRERRVAVWIFPEGTRGEVPGKLLPFKKGGFRMAVATGAPLVPVVASPLKPKSDLVRRRLDPNDIEIRILEPIPTAGLGEGEVTALMHEAQRRMGAALAEMAAERGIAPPAQGPVVGSGGGGGVSGLGIGGGDSAARSS; from the coding sequence ATGTTCTATCTGCGCATGTTCGCCGCCCTGCTCGCCTTCGTGGCCGCATCCACGTACGGCGTCGTCATCGCCCTCACGCGCCGCGACAGGTCGCGCGTGGCGCACGACTACGCGCACCTGCTGCACCGGTGGATGCTCCCCATCTTTCGGCAGCGGGTGACGCTGCGCGGCGCCGAGCACCTGACGGCGCACCGGCCGTGCATCTTCATCGCCAACCACCAGAGCCTGCTGGACGTTCCGGTGCTGGCCGTGTGCTTCGCGCCGGGCTCCGTGGTGATCGCCAAGAAGGAGATCCGCACCGTCCCCTTTTTCGGTTGGCTCTACATGGTGACGGGGAACCTGCTGATCGACCGCGGCAACACGGCGCAATCGGTGGGAATGCTGCGCGCGGCCGAGGACGCCATCCGCGAGCGGCGGGTGGCGGTGTGGATCTTTCCCGAAGGGACGCGCGGCGAGGTGCCCGGCAAGCTCCTACCGTTCAAGAAGGGAGGCTTCCGCATGGCGGTGGCGACGGGCGCGCCGCTGGTGCCCGTCGTCGCATCGCCGCTCAAGCCGAAGTCCGATCTCGTGCGGCGGCGGCTGGACCCCAACGACATCGAGATCCGCATCCTGGAGCCGATCCCCACCGCCGGTCTCGGCGAGGGCGAAGTCACCGCGCTGATGCACGAAGCGCAGCGCCGGATGGGCGCCGCGCTCGCGGAAATGGCTGCCGAACGGGGGATCGCGCCGCCCGCTCAGGGGCCCGTCGTCGGCTCCGGAGGAGGCGGCGGGGTGTCGGGCCTGGGGATCGGGGGCGGGGACTCGGCGGCCAGGTCGTCGTAG